Below is a genomic region from Miscanthus floridulus cultivar M001 chromosome 1, ASM1932011v1, whole genome shotgun sequence.
ttcaagaaaaagagagtttttccacagtcaaagaaaagttgtttatactccagttattttgaaccaatgtggtatttaattggagaaaaagagatttttccgctgctaaagaaaacgttgattctccagttattttgaaccaatgtggtatttaattggagagaaaaagagatttgacatgattatgatgttgttattttctgaccaacgttgataataacaatatcataatgttaatgatttatgcattaattctacttctgcccaacggtgatgtagaattagtgtataagaacatatgttaattttaatgatttatgcattaattctacttctgtccaacggtgatgtagaattaatgtgtaagaacagttgtaaaagttaaagacttatgcattaattctatttctgcccaacggtgatatagaattagtgtataagaataattatatgttttgattttgaccaacattggaatcaaggcatgcaaatggtgttatttttatgttaacaAAAGTTTTAACCTGGTTTTCATCttatctaaggtggactgggtagtcacctcaccgtgttccactaagtttgtggcaccggtgagggagacaaaagagaatgaagCCACTTGGTCAACTAAAGAAAGAGATTTTAAATCCCAAAAGATAGTCCTATGACTGTTGtgtataggaagtgggtcactgccaacaagaaatgttttggctgtgataaagaacatgattgaacccgcaattgtgggctcaatcccaaagtgtgacacggtcaccgagtacctcgatagaataaagagtcagttcactggcactTCAAAGACATGCtactcagctgataaagcagctggtgacagagtgttactctggaaatggtggcataagagagctcacgatgcgttgtcgaaattatggcactatcgtttaggccatatttcgagggggagaatagaaagaaaagttaagaatgatattcttcctccattagagctctcagacttagaacaatgcagacttagaacaatgcagagaatgcataaaaggaaagtatataaagaaaagtaagaaagatgacaaacgaagcgcagaaattctacagattattcacacagacatctgtggtcagtttcctaaaaagagtgtggatggaaatgattcgttcataacattcacaaatgattactcccattatggctaaatttatctaatcaaagaaagaacagaagcattggataaataggCAAAAGTTGGAATCCAATGCAATTTAAAGATAAAGACAGTCTGGTCTGACcgtggggagtactacggtcggcataccctaaaagaatggcatagtagtccagtattctacactgggcgaacctcagcaaaatagagtagctaaaagaatcaatcgtaccctgatggatatggtgggcagtatgataagttactccaccttacagttgagcctgtggatggaggtgataaaaccgccattcatattctcaatagagtatcaagaaagtcggtgctcaaaacaccgtatgagttgtggacagcaAGAGtatcctcacttaaccacttgcgtgtgtgtggggagccctgctgaggctaaagtatttaacccaaacattgggaagttatatcccaaaacagtaagttgccattttattggctacacagaaaagtcaaaaggttttcgtttctactgtccagagagacatacaaagtttatggaaacgagacacgctgtcttcctagaggacgaattaatgagggggagcatggttgctcgagaaattgaccttgaagtgaagcaggTGTAAGCGCCCActtcaatgattcatgagccaattttctcactacctgttgtagctgcatcgacagtgcaagatactatggtgccaacacctgttgttattccacctgtggcaataataaatgaaaatgaggaacctgttcttcaggatccaatagaaccaattgccacatatgagggggagcaacaacagcctcaaacagaagatgcgccaaatgtggaggcccctagaaggtctcaaagagttagtacaacactaaagaatttcaaatggaggattatCAAAGCCtcgtttgaagaagccatgagtagtgatcagtcatcaaagtggcttgaggccatggaagatgaattgaaatcattgaatgccaataaagtttgggacttggaaataattcctaaaggagtcaaaacagtaggctataaatgggtctacaagactaaacatgactctcaagggaatatagagacatataaagtgtgacttgtggcaaaaggctttatgcaaagagaagagattgattacaatgagaccttttatccagtctcatgtaaagtttccttcagaatcataatggcattagtggcacattacgattaagaattacatcatatggatgtaaagacgacatttctcaacagcgacttagagaaaaatgtttatatggcacaaccgaaaggttttgtcatggaaggaaaagaacgaatgtgatgccgcctaaagaaatccatttatagattaaagcaagcttcaagacggtgatacttgaagtttgatcagacaataaggcatTTTGGGTttgaagagaatgtagaggacaattgtgtcaatacaaagtttaagaatgggaagtttatcttccttgtcctgtatgtagatgatatcttacttgctagtagtgatgtcagtctattaCTGGAGataaagaaatttgatatgaaagatcttggtaaagCTTCGTTccttctagggatcgagattcaccaagatagaagaaaaatggtataaggactgtcacaaaaggcatacatggaaaagatcttaaagaaattcagtatgcacaaatgtaatccctcacctgctcctatagtcaagggcgatagacatggggattttaaatgccccaggaaccaatatgagctcaatcgataaagtgaaagtggttccatatgcttcagctgtcggaagcttgcaacatgctcaagtatgaacacgccctgacttgacatttgttaccgggttttacttggcagattctagaggaACTCTGGaataaaacattgaaattgataaagaaagtcttgcgttatttataaggaacgaaaggcctcatgatgacatatagaagatctgattcactccacatggtgggatattcagattctgattatgcgagagtgaatgcatatccagacgtggattttctatcatctcgcaaaggggagctatttaatggaaaagctcaaagcaaactgtcactatatcgtccacaatgtataacggtttgtagcatgttatgaggcaacgggcaggtgaactaactaacgaagttcatacccggtttgaaggtggttgacgacatctatggaCCACTTAAAGTAATAcagcgattataatctggcagtacagtatgctcacaacataagtcaagtggtgctgccaaacacattgacatagagtattatgttgtgaaagataagtccgggatcaagtcataattCTTGAGCATATGAGAACAGAaaggatgctcgtggatccgcttacaaaaggcttaccacccaacatgttcagaggacatggtgttcagagaacatgtagctagcttgggtttaagggaaagcctaaaatattcctggacaaaagaaggcccaaagataagtatctatttcagaacagagtagtgagttgtagctgttaagtctatcggcaatggaccgcgacgatgagacatgctctatgagctaatctgtaatggaatgaacaaaagcaaatgatatgaaagtgaaagatggaatgagatcaagggggagaatgttagttgatctccaccgataggcccaacggcctattgggccctatctctgctccctgatcgggggagcccaaccctaattcggttggagggcccctgtcgcacagcacacataaaaggaaggtgggggtgagggctcaGACTACGAGGTTGACTAGAGCCACCATCCCACCTACAGAAACCCTAATACCGATCTAAAGagctgctgccagcgacgggatgtgccccaaccaccgccgtcgcccctgCAGGTCTACACCGGCACCTCTGCAGCCCCACTGTATCGCCACCTCTCCTCTTCACCACCACGCCGAGCACTGGCGTCCGCGAGGATGCATCCACGGCGGCATCGGCGTCCATGTTGTCGCTGCGGTGAAGCTTCCGCAAGGTCGAGGAGCCTAACtacggatctacgggttacacaaaAGGTACTCACGTAGATTCTAACACTTGCTACCCCGTTCCGCAGCAGCCagcccgaattttttattttttaacccatttttttttaaaaaaatatatggaaggtaagattttaaaatctaaacccttagctcggcgccatcgttgctgacgccgagcttacacgtctcggcgccaacgTTGCTGtcgccgagctcttgggctcgacgcagacgtagcggtgacatggcaggtaactcggcgccatagatcttggcgtcgagctcgaAGCCATGATTACTGGCGCCAAGCCTGTCTTACGTATGAGCCatccttttctttctctcttgctctccctctctctcaccgTCAGTGACTCTggccgtcggaagtcctgacgtgaGTCAGATctcccgacccaagtcgggagtcCCAACACCTGGATTTTTGCTGGCGGCTGTCTGCGCTCGTCGGAAAGTCTATTTTTGTTGTCTGAAAAGTCTAGATTTGTTCACtcttactgaaaagcctagattcatctacaaagcgtatgtacgatacgattggactatacaatgtacgatacgattggactatacacgttctaatgaatttatatttaatctgtgtactacatttgtgtctttttagcagtgtagtataattaatgattcacgaaaaaattcgcaagagtttTTCTTGTatcaggagcatccacagttatgaacatagacatcattatataatccaaacatttaatcgtccaacgagcacaatgcaaccacaacgaacatcacaatcaacataacatgtcctcCATAGtctaaatagtccacaatgtccatacagtcccaaatagttacagaaaagtaactacaaaatccataatgttacatactaacatctaccacaaaccctcactgcctcctagtcttacccttacccttatgaccaagagcgctggtacctagagtgtaagggtcaggtggacggcgtcgcctagtgcctgaagGCTGTGTAGGTTGAGTCAAGGGAGCGTcttggagctgagaggggccaagctcctcacgCCTCTAGTccacgtcgtcatcgtcgtcctcgttccctgtagctgcttggctagaggaacctaagcctcgTCTGCCTGCGAAAGGAACgtacacgtcttgcgtcgtgtctATCCTGCAACTACAACGAGCAACCGCACGGCGTAGCCGACGTGAcaacctctgttgtacaaaattaatTTAACTGAAATAATCTAacatattaataatatgtttgaaagaatattttgaatcttacgtctaggaagctatgCGTGTCGTCGTCCCTAACTCTCGGACGAAAGTGCTCAATATCTTCAAcggagcatttgagggtattatcctgcaacaaagttctcagtaataatacttctgaacagatagcaacatgttttattttcttttgtacaagaatctaacatattataAAGATGCTATGGCTCGAAGGTGGcaataacaaaaatagataccTCTAACGTATAATGTAATGGTATACAActaaacatagaaaaataaggcgattgacttaccactctatccaagattggtcctgcctgCACCTGTTTTCCTGTacgagtagattggtcgtacgccgtgtcttcatcgtcggaggactcgatgtcagcgtagtcatcttctgtccattgtTGCCACAGCCTGCAACATGTCgcacgttggtaccaagcttggtaccgccagAACTTACGGTTCGTGTGTGGCTCGTTGTTCTCGTCCATGTTGTCGTGCACCTCCTCCCATTTCTCAATGTAGttctggtggtgcttctcccgaTCAAAAATATTtctgttcttctgacgatccaacctgcacgtatgtcatcgttacttgaatccatataaatgtcaccatattaatagaaatggaccatcatgagacatttaaaatagcaaaacacttacttgtgtaagtcaacgccagtcgagaatggagccgttggccaaagccgtctcactccaaattggcatgcaactctatttggcaggtggaactcgacaacatagaaacagattagagggcatctcatcctatagaagtcatcgtcgaacccacacatgttgctcaaatgaaaaggaagtgccccctctccatcgtacgaCTCCCACGACAcctacaacatgtccaaacaagatgttagatggtatactaaaccatttcaaatcagcatggaaaataaaatttacttacactagacgccgtgagcgtgtctagctcgttccTAAACTCAATATAGGCCTACTATAACCTCGCGTGcggaaccctaacctggtcccaaaggtacaccCACGTCGGTTGCTAACGTGGAGGCTGACCTGGGAACCACTCATGATGAGCCAGAACCTCAGGACGGCCAACTGgtagatgagcccacatccacaactgaAAAGCAGGTACACGCATTCACCAAGTGACGTTGTGGACGAagtccgacgacacccctcgcacagctaccggtaaagaaaacccaagactaCAGAGCCCCAGCTGTGCTAACCCACCTTGTCCCATTCACTGAGatagtggacccacatccacaaTGCAGTGTCACCCGTGGCGTCGGGGAAGAGAACGCAGgtaaacaggtgtaggatccatgccctacagtagtacccaactgtctcctcatctgcctcctcggggcactgtgcgaactcttgccggagccaggagattagaactccaGAAGTACGAGCCCCTTGATCGCcaacctcacgcccaaggaaggcctctactcgtgctctccagcctTCTAACCTATACTGCCCCATGACTGCATTGCCATGAATcctcaggcctagcatcttctgacagtcctggagcatgactgtcatctcccctaaaggtaggtggaagctgtgagtctctggCCGCCAtctacattttagacaaagcaagattacatgtcaaaaaggcaagcgcatgaacaaatggtcATGAATagaggcaatgattgaagataaaACCTGTCAACCAACACAGTTATGGCCGCTGTGTTGAACTTgagcaacccacgacgaacctaaaaagagatgacatccaggtcAGCTCTTTACAGGAAAGGTGTGTACCAATCgtcgtactgcatgtccaagaacccattgtgggttctaggatgaaggagcgaaaggtcctgcatggaataaaatatagtctcatgttacttcacgaacacatgtacgctcacaaaaatttaaacaaaacgtatagattattacctgcccctccgctatgagacgtcctcgtacgtcgggtcgagcaggtggaattgcgccatcctacaaaaaagtccataaattagaaattcaatatacaataaaacatgaacttagaaatgtacaagtaattgacacaattacatacataaattgagacatacataattaattaaatgaatacgataaatatgaaataatgaaaacaaccaatagtcaCACCTTACTAATCTACCAATGGCAACTGCGTGAATTgtgatagtacctaacaagtactttataactacaaactaagtaaataagattataactatgtatatatatacagtgtactcactaaatagctagatcctatttagttaactaaatatataactacctatctaagtagctatctaactatatgtatgtacctatgtatctatgtttctatctatctacatatctatctcacaaaatcactaactaaatcaactacatgagtcatcacattaactagtaaataacaaatgctagAAGTAttacactacaatcaaagctaactaagtacgtaCATTgtatattcacaatttttacctgtccgacgatggagtcgcggacgtcgacggagtcgcagcggacgtCGGGTGTGGGTGAGGCCGATGAGCTGGGCCGACGGTGGAACAGTCGGGCGCTACAGGGGCCGAGTCCAGCGGTGGCGCACGGTGAGCACGGGATGGTGAAAGGTCCTCGTGtgcttttgataattgagtgacaactttaggtggactaattgtgtttatatgagatacacaaaTGATTAGTCTAcaagtacatgtgtatgagcaacatatgccatgaaggtaaaaatggtttggagatgttgcaaagctcacacatgtgatgatgaaggagcttattgcacatgagatatgacattgagtcatgtgatcaaggtggagaagatcaagacaagacttggcttgatggaccggttgcaagcgtgaaagggcaagttgaaggctttggagcgatggaccatgtggcggtgaagcttgagcaagacttggcgctgatggacgaaggcaaaggtgaaaagcaagtgaagtcaagatcaatgaaccaatatgatcacgtgatgatatgaagtggatcatatcattattgatcatgttggtgcatgtgttgcatcaacattggaggaggtggaatggaatatgtaaggcaaaggtataacctaggtgtcggtatttcgaacaaacaccaactagtaaatttatatttggtgcgtgttaggctcggatggtgtactaaaggatacaaggtttatactggttcgggtagaatgtccctatgtccagtttgctgctgctcatgttattagtaccaaaaaggttcgtagtagggggtacaaacggtcgagagagggacatgtcccaagtttctgatggaagggttgaaaggatgccaagagctcggttgctgcttggctgtgttgtgtgtggaatccatccgtccccttagtggggcatcctgccctcccttttatagaccaaggggggagcaggggtcacagatgggagaaagaggaaaaaatcaAAGATAGAGacggtccttcgaaggtgccgggtcttccttttcccttgagcctgccctgctgacatggtagaccacgccagggatagcatgttttgCTGATCCTAATGGGGCCGGGCTCTAGCTTCGTTTCAgcgagtggtcacgtcccatcctcccCCTACGGACAGTGCGGTGTGTCTGGTCACCGAGCTGTGACTCTATGGGGAGTAGATGGGGAAATGACTATACTCCTATTACtattgatgatgtgagttccttcttggattatagtggttgtcgtatgctcatGGTAGGATCtacgcccgagggctgatggcggcaccCACAACACCGTAAGaccaaagtcggcgcctacaacactgttcaggcTCTGCCATGCCTGAAAGGGCCTAACACGCCCGTCccgtcatatcctgacggtacttttcTGCatgcatgcagggtatggtcctcgatactACAGTTGACTCGAATCTCCTGTCTTACCTCATGctcgtcatcatgaaggagcagggcgcaaacatcgggtgaggcagagcctgcccacagccatcgggtgaggtggagcctaccctcagacatcaggcgaggcggagccagccctcagctatTGGgtaaggcggagtctagcccttaggggtcaggcgaggcgaagccaatcTTCCATCGtctgggcaagaagtgtagtagcattcttgtctaACCAAAAgcgttaacgttcgatggttattagctccacctcattgggtatcccggtattaggtccctgacactAGGGCAATTCATTTcactagtcataggtgtgtagaaaagttggtgactgggtttaggatagatggccatactatcaattggggcaaacttgtttgcatatcggtcatctagtgccactcgtgtgatctaactttgtatcatCGCTAGGGtcaagtggcatggcaagttgagtgtctaatcctttgggaaatgattttGAATATgcaaacacacatacacatggtggtgtacacttggtggtgttggcacatttacaaaggagatgaagttggagttgatgtggatcaactcagtgatgaaacggaggcgagaagggtttgaaacttcatcggcggagtgtctgcccatagagtgcggacagttcgacggtgTCATCggtgccctgtacagaaaagatagggtttcgcaaaACTGATCAGACACTGGCCTCGGTAGGACCGGTGTGTccgatcagtggcagcagtgagcgcgtAGTCTCGGTctcgtgaccgaacgctggcacgaAGAGTGCTTAGGGTCTGCATCCAGTCAGTGCTAACATATGGTGACATAGGCGGCACTAGAGTTAGGCACGCAGGCATAGCACTGATTGGACGCTAGTCTGCGTCCAGTCATGGtggactagacgtgtccggtcacaaaacagaggctcggggagctatctggaaatgaccgaactcaAGCGCAGCAACGTCCGGTCATTCAGTGTGCAGCGTCCGGTTgtaacttaaccattgagatcgggtggcTCTAGTTAAATGCAGAGCAACACATGGACGATGtagagcgaccggacactggcagggtgcgtctgatcgatctgatcggagcgtccggtcgtcccgagttttgcccagtgaaggggtaacggctagtttagcccgtggggctataaatagaagggggtctcgggCATGGCCAGTgctgagcaccttaggggactttgtgtccatgcttgtgagtgcttgggagccctccatctcacatatacttgatagtgatcattcgattatgtgagagaataattctagtgcgattacatcgtgaggttgcatcgagtggcactaggtgattaagTTAAAAGgcggtgatgcttgttactcttggaggttgccacctcctagacggcttggtggtggtctccatcgaagcccacgagaagcttgtgcggtgctccaaagaagagctttgtgaggggcattgtgcccatcccacgggagccacgaggagcaactctagtaaagcgtgtcattgagctaccctcacttttagggtaggttcttgcggtgcccgacatgcgggcttggcgggtgatgccaattagccgccgaaccaccaagtgagcagtcgacacaacggggactagcgtgttggcaagcatgtgaacctcgggtgAAAAATCCCCGTGTCAACCatgttctttccgttggtttgcatcctcattacacaagcttgtaattactttcatgtacattgtgcttgtgtagttgctcttgtatttagttagcttgtgtagctcactagttaccttcttgcttgtgtagtatagaagtagctcccttgtatggctaatttggtttgtataaccttattagttacattgcttagtttgtgtagctaagtatttgcgctctctaatttggtattggttgcctttttattgagcattgctagtgagcttaggtggctttgtgtttttgcttattAAGcaagtgtaggagctctcttgttgcttaaagtactagtggcataggtttttgTGATCTTacttctagaattagttaggtgagctttagctagtccaacacctttgttgcttaattagtatctttggaaggtgttagagaacattgatagaggggtgtagtcttggctagaccgatagttttaattctacacttgttttggttagccgacacgattaattttagaaaaagactattcaccccccctctagtccaccatctcaacCTCACAGATGGTCGGCGCTCCACACGGTGAGGCCAGCACGGTGAGGGTGGGCGGCACGGCGGGCGTGGGCGACACGGCGGGTGACGCCGGGTGCGGGCGGCACGGCACGACATGGGCGCAACGTGGCCACGACACGGTCACGGCACGGCGGGCATGGCGTGGGCGCGGCACGGCGCGACACGGGCAcgtcgggcgtgggcgcgggtggCACGGCACTGGCGAGGCCGGGCGCTTGTGGCATGGCACGGTGGGTGGGCGTGGGGTCCGACACAGGCGAGGGCACGGGCGTGGCACGCGGCGCTGGCGCAGTGACTGCCGCGGCCGTGGCCGAGGGCGAGGAAAGGGCacggtgtcgacagaatatcatcggtagtcctccgagggatatcccacgaaggttgattgatcggtagaggagcatgatatcaagaataagaaggcaacaaagacacacgagttagacaggtttaggccgtcagtatgacgtaataccctactcctgtggtctgttggtttgtattagctatcgtatgatatcgcGTGACTGTAGATGTATCTATCTTGTTCGCTAGGAgatccctacctctccttatatagtctggaggggtagggttataaggaaagtatcctatttggtactatacaatatcttgcggtgcacgccgagcagcgccgtgcatgtcttgatcttgtgggttgggccacctctgatggtgtggcccatgtcttgtcttatggatactagGGGCCATactcccacagctagtccccgtgcctgatagtaggtgacatagtcacatggtgccagggtcagaaagtacaAGACCAActaagcaggcagccagtccccgggtgtAGCCTCGAGAcgagaaaagcgcacattcaccgcaaggtgaagtgtgcccacttagtcttcgagtctgctggaagatgaagaataaatcttgtagcagggttaaagaaaaagaagtctgaaagcctACCGACATCGTCttacatgcgcgtatcaagaccccagacgtgctgcccaagattagcaccctgatccgaatagcatggagcagcttgatagcacaccaatgagacgtAGCAAAATCCGACCACCAAGAGCATTGTCTGAGCGCCATGGAGTCCCCGACATAgatggcgatgttcgagcactgaggagtccctaatgtagctggcgacgtccgagcagcgaggagtccccgacgtaggcagcgatgtccaagcaccgaggagtccccggcgtagctggcgatgtcagagcaccgaggagtcctcggtgtaggtggcaatgttcgagcaccgaggagtctccgacgtaggcggtgatgtccgagcaccgaagagtccccgacgtaggcggcgatgttcgagcaccaaggagtccccagcgtaggtagcgatgttcgagcactgaggagtccccgacgtagctggcgatgtcggagcaccgaggagtctccggtgtaggcggcgatgtccgagcatcgaggagtacccggtgtagctggcgacgtcctagcagcgaggagtccccggtgtagctggcgatgtc
It encodes:
- the LOC136467539 gene encoding uncharacterized protein translates to MTVMLQDCQKMLGLRIHGNAVMGQYRLEGWRARVEAFLGREVGDQGARTSGVLISWLRQEFAQCPEEADEETVGYYCRAWILHLFTCVLFPDATGDTALWMWVHYLSEWDKLAVLRFWLIMSGSQVSLHVSNRRGCTFGTRLDRQKNRNIFDREKHHQNYIEKWEEVHDNMDENNEPHTNRKFWRYQAWYQRATCCRLWQQWTEDDYADIESSDDEDTAYDQSTRTGKQVQAGPILDRVDNTLKCSVEDIEHFRPRVRDDDTHSFLDIISVKLILYNRGCHVGYAVRLLVVVAG